The Gloeobacter violaceus PCC 7421 DNA window CCGTCGGCGCAATTCTTCAAGGGAAGGTGCTCTACCGGTATCCATCGCTGCTTGCCGCTGCCTATCACGAGTGTACGCAGGCAAGCTGTGCTGTGCGTCAGGGCAGTTCAACCGAGAGGGGTTTGGCGATGTGCGGCAAGCCCCAGCCGAGCTTCTCGCGCAGCAGCGCAAAAAATTCGGGCGGCTGCAGACGGATTAGCCGGGTGCGGTAGCGGGCGCGGCGGATGCGCACCTGATCGCCCGGCCAGATATAGCAGCCGGAGTTGCCGTCGAGCGAAAGAATCAGGTGCTGGTGGTTGGTGGGGGGATGGACCACCAGCGATTCGGTGTCGGCAAAAACCAGCCCCCGCGCGGCGAGGGAGTGGGGACAGATGGGGATGAGCTGCAGTACCTGCACGTCGGGGGTGATCACCGGTCCCCCGGCGGAGAGGGCGTAGGCGGTGGAGCCGGTGGGGGTGGCGACGATCACCCCGTCAGCGGCGATATCGACGATGTTGTGGCGGCCAATCGCCACTTCGAAGTGGCAGATCCCCGAGAGCGGTTCTTTGTGCAGCACCGCCTCGTTGAGGGCGAGCGCTTCCCAGATGAGCCGCTCGTCGCGAAAGACGCGCACCTCGATCATCGAACGGTCTTCGAGGGCGTACTGGCCGGCGAGCAGCGTATCGATGGCCGGGTGGATTTGATTGAGGTAACCCTCGGTGAGAAAGCCCATGTGGCCAGTGTTGATGGTCAGCAAGGGAATATCGAAGGGGGCCACCTGGCGGGCGGCGGCCAGCACCGTGCCGTCGCCCCCCAGCACGATGGCGAAGGGCATCGCCTCGTCGAAACCCTCGGCCGCGAGCCGGTCGATGGGGGTATGGCAGACGGGGCTGTCCGGGCGAGGGAAACCCAGGATGCCTCCCCAGCCGGTGGTCTGATAGACGCGGTAGCCCGCGTCCTGGAATTTTTCGGTTAATTCCGCCGCCGCCCGGGCGGCGGCCGGTTTGATGTCGTTGAAGATGATCCCGGCTTTGGGGAGGGCCATCATGCTATTCAGGCTCGCCGGCGTGGTAGGAACTGCGCACCAGCGGTCCGGAGCGCACGTGGGCAAAGCCCAAATCGCGGGCGACGGCGCCCAGTTCGGCAAATTCGGCCGGGGTCCAGTACTTGTGCACCGGCAGGTGGTCTTTGGAAGGCTGGAGGTACTGGCCGAGGGTGACCCGGTCGCAACCCACCTTGCGCAGGTCGAGCAACGTCTCGAGCACTTCTTCGCGCGTCTCGCCGTGGCCCAGCATCAGCCCCGACTTGGTGAAGATCTCCGCATCCAGACGCTTGACGGCGGCAAGGACCGCCAGACTGCGCGCGTAGGTGGCGGCGCGGCGGGCGTAGCTTTGCAGGCGCCGCACCGTCTCGATGTTGTGATTAAAGCAAACGGGTCGCGCGGCGACCACGGTGGCGATGCACGCCTCTTCGCCGCGAAAATCCGGGGTGAGTACTTCGATCTCGACCGCGCAGTTGCGCGCGCGAATAGATTCCATCGTGCGCACAAACCAGCCCGCCCCCTGATCCGGCAGGTCGTCGCGGGCCACCGAAGTGAGCACCACGTACTTGAGTCCCAACAGCGCCACCGCCTCGGCGACTTTTTCAGGCTCCTGCGGGTCGAGGGGAAGAGCCTTGCCGCCGGCAACCTGGCAGAAGCCGCAGGCGCGGGTGCACACCGGTCCCATCAACAAAAACGTCGCTGTCTTCTGGGCGTAGCACTCCGCCCGGTTCGGGCAGCGCCCCTCCTCGCAGATGGTGTGCAGCGAGCGCTGCTTGACGATCTTCTCGACCGTCGAGACTTGCGAGGCAGTGCCGATGGTGCGGCGCGCCCACTCGGGCAGGCGGGAGCTGGCAGTCTGGTGGGACATGGCGAGCACGGACGGATCGCCTTTCAGGATAGCTTGACACGCACGAAAGGGTTTCAAGCCCTGTCTTTAAACAAAAAACAGGATCGAATCTGTCCACAACCTCGAAGTCCTAGAATGCAACGTGTTAGTCTGAATACAACGTATTCCAAGAGATCCGCCAATGGCCCGGGAAACAATTACGATCC harbors:
- a CDS encoding NAD(+) kinase — protein: MMALPKAGIIFNDIKPAAARAAAELTEKFQDAGYRVYQTTGWGGILGFPRPDSPVCHTPIDRLAAEGFDEAMPFAIVLGGDGTVLAAARQVAPFDIPLLTINTGHMGFLTEGYLNQIHPAIDTLLAGQYALEDRSMIEVRVFRDERLIWEALALNEAVLHKEPLSGICHFEVAIGRHNIVDIAADGVIVATPTGSTAYALSAGGPVITPDVQVLQLIPICPHSLAARGLVFADTESLVVHPPTNHQHLILSLDGNSGCYIWPGDQVRIRRARYRTRLIRLQPPEFFALLREKLGWGLPHIAKPLSVELP
- the lipA gene encoding lipoyl synthase; the protein is MSHQTASSRLPEWARRTIGTASQVSTVEKIVKQRSLHTICEEGRCPNRAECYAQKTATFLLMGPVCTRACGFCQVAGGKALPLDPQEPEKVAEAVALLGLKYVVLTSVARDDLPDQGAGWFVRTMESIRARNCAVEIEVLTPDFRGEEACIATVVAARPVCFNHNIETVRRLQSYARRAATYARSLAVLAAVKRLDAEIFTKSGLMLGHGETREEVLETLLDLRKVGCDRVTLGQYLQPSKDHLPVHKYWTPAEFAELGAVARDLGFAHVRSGPLVRSSYHAGEPE